AGCCAGGCCATCTGGCGGTTGCCGGTGATGGTGCGGTCGGGGTCGTCGGCCTCGTCCTGGATCTGCGGCAGGGGGAACGGGGCCGCGGTGGTCACCATCTCGTCGCGGTAGCTGCGCAGGTCGAGCAGGTTGAGGTCGGCCAGGGTGCCCCACGTCAGCCGTCGGAAGAGCCGGGTGCCGTCACCGGTCGCGGCGGTGCCGCTCAGACGCACCGGCATCCACTCGTCGTACACGCGCTGGGCGCGGGCCTTGCGCTTCAGGTAGTCGCCCTCGTCGGGCTGGTGGTTCTCCGCGCCGGCGCGCCAGCTGTCGTTGGTGACCTCGTGATCGTCCCAGGTGACGATGAAGGGGTAACGCCCGTGCAGCCGCTGCAGGTCGGGGTCGGTCTTGTACTGCGCGTGCCGCCGGCGGTAGTCGGCGAGGCTGACGATCTCGCGGGCGGGCACGTGCGGGCGCACGTCGTCGTCGCCGTTGCCGCCCTCGTAGAGGTAGTCGCCGAGGTGCAGCACCGCGTCGAGGTCGTCCCGGTCGGCGAGGTGGCGGTAGGCGGCGAAGAACCCGTCGGTGAGCTGCGAGCAGGACACGACGCCGAGGCGCAGACGGTCGGGGGCGGCCGACGCGGCCGGAGCGGTGCGGGTGCGGCCGACCGGGCTGGTGACGCCGTCGAGCCGGAAGCGGTAGAAGTACCAGCGACCCGGGGCCAGACGGTCGGCGTCGACCTTCACGGTGTGGTCGCGCTTCGGACCGGTGGCGACCCGACCACGACGGACGACGCGGCTGAAGTCGCGGTCCTCCGCGACCTCCCACACGACCTCGACCCGCGGCCCCACGCCCGAGCCGGGCGTCGCCGCGGCGCGCGGGGTGACCCGTGTCCACAGCACCACCGCGGTCGGCAACGGGTCACCGGAGGCGACGCCGTGGCGGAACACCCGCTCGGACGCGGTGGTGGTGGCACGAGCGGCGGTCGACAGCGAGGCAGCCGCGGCCACGCTGGCGCCGGCCGCGAGGAGCCCCCGGCGAGGGATCCGCGGCCCTGCGGGCACGGCGGTCTCAGCGGGCTCGGTGGGTGTCTCGGCGCGCGGCGTCATGCCCCATCAACGGCCGAGTCGACGTCGGGTGACGGTCGGCGGGCCGGCGGCGCTGCTTGTGCGGTGGGTTGTGACGGCCTGACCGTCACGATCCACCGCACAAGGCGTCAGGCCGGGGCCGCCACCGGCTCAGCCGCCGCGTCCACCCCCGGCTGCGTCGGCACGCGCGAGGGCAGCAGCACCGCGAAGACGACCGCGAGCAGGGCGATCCCGGCCGCGGCCGTGAAGGCGGTCTGCATGCCGCCCACGAACGCCGCGTCCGGGGACGCCCCCTCGGTGGCAAGGTCGGCCGCCCGCGACGACAGCACGGTGATGGCCACCGCGGTCCCGACGGCGGCGGCGACCTGCTGGGCGGTGCCGAGCAGCGAGCTGCCGTGGGAGTACAGGTGCGCCGGCAGGGCGCCGAGCCCCAGCGTGAACGCCGGGGTGAACGTCGCGGCCAGGCTGACCATGAGGAGCAGGTGCGCCCCCACGATCACGGCGTACGGCGTGGTCTCGCCGACCCGGCTCATGACGACCAGCGCGGCCACGATGCCCACGGAACCCGGCACCACCAGCGGGCGACCGCCGAAGCGGTCGAACGCGCATCCCACACTGGGGCCGAGCAGGCCCATCGCGATGCCGCCCGGCGCGACCATGAGGCCGGTCTGCAGCGGCGAGAGGCCGCGGACGTCCTGGAGGTAGAGCGGCAGCAGGATCATCGCGCCGAGCATGGCCAGGAACGACACGGCCTGCAGCGACAGGCTCAGCGTGAAGGTGCGGTGGGCCAGCGTGCGCAGGTCGAGCAGCGGGGCGTCACGCTTCTGCAGGCTGCGCTGGCGCAGCGCGAACAGACCGATGAGCACCAGCCCGGCCGCGACCAGCGCGACGGGCGGCACCGCGCTCGCGGCGCCCTCGCCGAGCCCGGAGAGGCCGTAGACGAGCCCGCCGAAGCCGAGCCCGGCCAGCACCACGCTGAGCCAGTCGATCGCGCCCGGCTTGGTCTCGCCCACGTTCTTCAGCCGTCGCAGGGCGAGCACGGTGATGACCGCCGCGACCGGCAGCACGAGACCGAACAGCCAGCGCCACGACGTCCACTGCAGGACGATCCCCGAGATGGTCGGGCCGAGAGCGGGGGCCACCGAGATCGCCAGGGTGACGTTGCCCATGACACGTCCGCGGTCGTGCTCGGGCACCACGGTCATCAGCGTGGTCATCAGCAGCGGCACCATGACCGCCGTACCGGCCGCCTGGACGACGCGACCGCTGACCAGGAGCCAGAAGACCGGTGCCAGCGCCGAGACCAGCGTGCCGGTCATGAAGGTCGCCATCGCGACCGTGAACGCGGTGCGGGTCGTGACCCGCTGCAGGAACCAGCCGGTCACGGGGATGACGGTGGCCATCGTCAGCATGAACGCCGTCGACAGCCACTGGGCGTCGCGGGCGGTGACGTCGAACTCGACCATCAGCCGCGGGATCGCGTTGACCATGATCGTCTCGTTGAGGATCACGATGAAGGTCGCCAGCACCAGCCACCGCAGCACGGCGTACGGCGAGGGGGTGGTCGGCGTGGGTGCGCGCACGGCGGAGCTCCTGGTGCAGGGCAGGCCGGGGTCGCCGGCAGCATGAGGATCGGGTGGAGGATCAGGTGGTCGGAGTGGGACCAGAGGGCTCAACACCACCGACCCCTGAAGGATTCCAGCCGGCCGTCGCGAGATCCAGCCGATTTCCGGCAGCCCGGCCCGGCGGGGCGGGCTACTCGACCTCGGCGATGTGGACCACGGCGTCGCCCGAATTCACCAGCGGCGCCTCGGTGCGCCCGACCACGATCCCGGGCCGGTCGGCGTGGACGAGCCGGACCCGCTTGCCGAAGGAGTCGAAGAGCCCGCCGAGGCGGCCGCCCTTCTCCACGCGCTCCCCGAGGTCGACCTCGAGGTGCAGCATGCCGGTGCCGCGGGCGCGGACCCACCCGCTGCGCCACGACACCGCGCTCGGCGCGGGCGGCTCCTCCGCGAGCGGCTCGACCATCTCCATCGCGGCGAGCACGCGGCGCACCCCGCGCACGCCGGCGTCGATCGCCCACTGGTCCATCCGCCAGGCCTCGCCGGCCTCGTAGAGCAGCACCTTGGCGCCCCGCTCCCGGGCGGCCGAGCGCAGCGAGCCGTCGCGCAGCTTGGCGTGCATCATCACCGGTGCCGCGAAGGCGGCGGCCAGCTCGCGGGTGCGCGGGTCCTCGAGGTCGGTGCGGATCTGCGGCAGGTTGGACCGGCGGTCCGAGCCGGTGTGCAGGTCGATGCCGACCTCGCACTTGTCGATGATCTCGGTGGTCATGAGGTGGGCGATGCGGCCGGCGAGCGACCCGCGCGCCGAGCCGGGGAACGACCGGTTGAGGTCGCGCCGGTCGGGCAGGTAGCGACTGCCGTTCATGAAGCCCAGCACGTTGACGATGGGCACCGCGATGAGCGTGCCGCGCAGCGTCTTCGGGTCGAGGTCGGCCAGCACCTGCCGCACCACCTCGACGCCGACGGCCTCGTCGCCGTGGATGGCGGCGTCGATCCAGACCGTCGGCCCGTCCTCGCGCCCGTGCACCACCCGCACCGGCAGGTCGACGTCGGCGCCGGTGACCAGCCGCGTGATCGGCAGCGAGAGGGCCTGGTGGCGCCCGGGGCGGACACGGACGGAGCCGATCTCGAAGGAGGGTCGTGCCATCAACGACCCCGGTTGCGCCGACGTACGGCGAGCCGCGGCCGGCCACCGACGTACGAGCGGCTCGGGTCGACGGCGAAGCCCTGCGCGAGGGCCTCCCGGCCGATCAGCATGCGGAACCCCATCTCGTCACGGCGACTCAGCGTCACCTCGGCCGGGGTCACGATGCCCATCAGCGTGACGTCCATGCACACCACGAGGCGTTCCTCGCTGTGGCCGGAGGAGCTGCGCACCTCGCGGCGGTCGAGCACCGGCAGCGACACCTCCACGGCGTCCTCGTCGGAGCCCTGCCAGGGGTGGACCGAGAAACGCACCCAGGGCGCGCCCTCCTGCTCGGTCTCGGTGATGTCGAAGGCGTGGATGGCCGAGGTCCGGGCCCCGGTGTCGAGCTTGGCCTTGATCCACGTCACGCCCACGTCGGGGAGGGATACCCACTCCCGCCAGCCCGCGACGGTGTAGGAATTGTCGTCGGCCACCTGTCCCCTTCCCTGGTCTGAGGAACGATGAAGCTCGCGATCCTGTCCCGTGCACCCCGGTCGTACAGTACGCAGCGGTTGCGGACCGCGGCGCTCGACCGCGGGCACCAGGTCAAGGTGCTCAACACCCTGCGCTTCGGCATCGACCTGTCCGAGGACGAGCCCGACCTGCAGTACCGCGGCAAGAGGCTCTCGCACTACGACGCGATCCTGCCGCGGATCGGCAACTCGATCACCTACTTCGGCACCGCGGTGGTCCGCCAGTTCGAGCAGATGGACGTCTACACGCCCAACACCTCCAACGGCATCGCCAACTCGCGCGACAAGCTGCGCGCCACCCAGATCCTGTCGCGCCACGGCATCGGCATGCCGGCCACCACCTTCGTGCGCGACCGCGCGGACGTGATCCCCGCCATCGAGCGGGTCGGCGGGGCGCCGGTCGTCATCAAGCTGCTCGAGGGCACGCAGGGCATCGGCGTCATCCTGGCGCCCGAGCTCAACGTCGCCGAGGCCATCATCGAGACACTGCAGAGCACGAAGCAGAACGTGCTGATCCAGCGGTTCGTCAAGGAGAGCAAGGGCCGCGACATCCGCGCCCTGGTGGTCGGCGACCGCGTCGTCGCGGCCATGCGTCGGGTGGCCCAGGGCGACGAGTTCCGCTCCAACGTCCACCGCGGCGGGTCCGTGGAGCGCGTCGAGCTCGACCCGGAGTACGAGCGTGCCGCCGTCCGAGCCGCCCAGATCATGGGCCTGCGGGTCGCCGGCGTCGACATGCTCGAGGGCCTCGAGGGCCCGCTGGTGATGGAGGTCAACTCCTCCCCCGGCCTCGAGGGCATCGAGACCGCCACCAAGCTCGACGTCGCGGGCGCGATCATCGACCACATCGACAACCAGGTCGCCTTCCCCGAGATCGACGTGCGGCAGCGGCTGACGGTCTCCACCGGCTACGGCGTGGCCGAGATCCACGTGCAGCACGCCGCCGAGCTGGTCGGCCGGTCGCTGGGCCAGAGCGGGCTGCGGGACCGCGACATCACCGTGCTCACGCTGCAGCGCGGCACCCACGTCATCCCCAACCCCTACGACCGCCACGTGCTCGAGGCCGGGGACCGGCTGCTGTGCTTCGGCAACCTCGAGGAGATGCGCTCGATGATCCCGAGCCGGCGCAAGCGCGGCCGCAAGGTCAAGCGGCTCCCGAAGGACCCGATCCACGACGCGCCCGCCACCTGAGCGGGTGGGTCAGGGACCGCTGCGGGGCACCGGCGCCCGCCACCGGCGGCGTACGGCGAGCAGGCGCACGCCGCTGATCAGGGCGACGCACCCCCACGCCACGGCCTCCTGGGTGAGGCCGGAGTCGTAGGCGGCCGCGTAGAACGCCGCTCCCACCAGGGCCGGGATCGCGTAGAGCTCCTGGTCGGTCAGCACGCGCGGCACCTCCCCGGTGAGCAGGTCACGGATGATCCCGCCGCCGACCGCGGTCAGCAGCCCGACGACGACGGCCGGCAGGGGCTCGATCCCGAGCTGCAGCGCCTTGAGCGTGCCCGCCACGGCGAAGAGCCCCAGGCCGAGCCCGTCGAGGACCGTGACGATCCGCCCGATGCGGCCCAGCCGCGGGTGGAAGACGAAGGTGAGCACCCCCGCCGCCAGCGCCGCGGTGAGCAGCCGCCAGTCCGAGACGCCGACGGGGGGCACCGCCCCGATGAGCACGTCGCGCAGGATCCCGCCGCCGAGCCCGGCGGCGAAGGCGACCACGAGCACCCCGACGATGTCGAAGCGCTTGCGCACCGCGGCCAGGCCCCCGGAGAGGGCGAAGACGAACACCCCGACGAGGTCGAGACCGACGAGCGGCCACGCCCCGACGGGGTCGGCGAGCGGGACCTCGGCGAGGATCACGCTCACGGTCGGGGGCACGGCCACCCATCCTAGGTGCCCGACGGGGGCACCGGCCGCGGTCACCGACCGGCCAGCGCCTCCGCCAGGCTCTCGGCGTCGTGCGGGCCGGTGTGGCGACGGCCGTTGACGAAGAACGTCGGCGTGCCCCGCGCGCCGCTGGCCTCCGCGCTGGCCACGTCGGCGCGGATGCGGGCGTCGAGCTCGTCGTCCTCGAGGTCGCGGACGAACTGCTCGGTGTCGAGGTCGAGCTGACCGGCGTAGCCGACGAGGTCCTCGACCTCGAGCTCGTCCTGGTGGGCGAAGAGCAGGTCGTGCATGGCCCAGAAGGCCTCCTGCCGGTCGGCGGCCAGGGCGCCGCGCGCGGCGAGCTCGGCGTGCTGGTGGACGTCGGTCAGCGGCAGGTGGCGGAAGACGTAGCGCAGGTCGTCGCCGAGGCGGTGGCGCAGCTCGCGCGCGAGGTCGGTGGCCTTCGCGCAGAACGGGCACTCGAAGTCGGCGTACTCCACGAGCGTCAGCGGGGCGTCGACCGGGCCGCGGACGTGGTCGACGCCCGGGTCGACGTCACGGTCGAGGAAGCGCGGCAGGTCGGCGTCGCCCTCCCCACGCAGCACGCGGCCGGCCTGGAACAGCAACCACCCCAAGCCCGAGGCGAGCACCGCGGACAGCAGCACCGCGACGGTGGCCTGGTCCTGGAGGGCGGGGTCGTCGAAGGCGAGGCCGGTGATGAGCAGCGAGACGGTGAACCCGATGCCCGACAGCGCCGCGCCGCCGGCCACGTGGCCGGTCTCGACGCCCTGCGGCAGCCGCCCGAGGCCCAGCCGCGCCCCCGCGAGCACGGCGATCGTGATGCCGACGGGCTTGCCCAGCACCAGCCCGGCCACCACGCCCCAGGTCACCGGCGAGGTGAGCGCGTCGCCGAGGACGCCGCCCCGCAGGTCCACGCCGGCGTTGGCCAGCGCAAACAGCGGCACCACGACGTAGCTCGTCCACGAGTGCAGCACCGTCTGGAGCCGCTCGTTGACCGAGATCGACTGGGCCACCCCGCGGACCGCGGACCGTCCCAACGAGGGCACCGGCGACTGGCGGAAGGCGCGCATCCGCTGCGCCGCGCCCTCGACGACGTCCTTGCGCGGGTCGTGGGCGGCGATCAGCAGGCCGCCGACCATCCCTGCGATGGAGCTGTGCAGCCCCGAGTTGACGGTCGCCAGCCACAGCACCAGCACGAGCACGACGTACGGCGACGCGCGCCACACCCGCGAGCGGTCGAGCACGGCCAGCGCGACGAGGGTGGCGAGCGCGACCGCGAGCCACCCGAGCGAGACCTCGTCGGAGTAGACCGCGCCGATCACGGTGACCGCGACGATGTCGTCGATGACGGTCAGCGTCAGCAGGAAGATCCGCAGCTGCGTGGAGAACGTCGGCCCCAGCACCGCGAGGGCGCCCAGCATGAAGGCGGTGTCGGTGCCGATGACGATGCCCCACCCGTCGGCGGCCTCGCCGGACGGGTTGAGGGCGAGGTAGACCAGCGCGGGGACGGCCATGCCGGCCAGCCCGGCCGCGAGCGGCAGCCGGACCCGGCGCCGGTCGGTGAGCTCGCCAACCGACAGCTCGCGTCGCACCTCGAGGCCGACGACGAAGAAGAAGACCGCCATGAGGCCGTCGTTGACCCAGTGGTGCAGGTCCATCGCCAGCACGGCGTCGCCGACCTGGACGGCCGCCTCGGTCGCCCACAGCGACTCGTAGGCGTCGGACCACGGTGAGTTCGCCCACGCCAGCCCGAGGAGGGCAGCGGCCAGCAGCACGCCGGCGCTGCCCGACTCGGTGGCGAGGAAGCTGCGCAGCGGGGCCGACAGCTGTCCGGCGAGTCCGGTCCTGCTGCCCGCGGTCTCGTCACGGTCCTGGCGCACCTGCATGGCCGCACAACCGCGCGGCCCGCCCGTGTGTTCCCGCCCGTGTGTTCCCGCTCGCGTGTTCCCGCCCGCGCACCCGCGCCCTCCCGGCCCCCCGAGGTCCTCCCCGGCACCCTGCTCAGGCGCGGCGGGCGACCAGCGTGGCCGCGACGCCGAGCACCACGGTGCACGCCAGCGCGGCGGTGAAGGCGTCCCGGTCGGCGGCGGTGCCGACGGCGGCGAAGACGATGCCGACCACGGCGACGGCCGTGGCGGCGCCGAGGCTGTCGGCGATGGTCAGCGCGGCCGAGTGCCGGCCGTGCTGCTCGCGCGGGCTGAGGGTGAGCACGGCCGCCGTGGTCCGGGGGTAGGCCGTGCCCATGCCGGTCGCGGTCAGGAACCACCCGGCCACGACCACGGCCGCGGGCAGCCCGAGGGCGACCGACAGGACGACGGTCGCAACGCCGCACATCTCGACCGCCGAGCCGATGCGCAGCGCGGTGGCGTCGGGCAGCCGCTCCCCGAGACGCCCCTGGACGTGGGAGGCGGCGGCCCACCCGAGCGTGGCGGCGGTCAGGACGAGCCCGCTGCGACTGACGCTGACGTCGTACTGCTCCTGCAGGAGGTAGGGCAGGAAGACCTCGCAGGCGAAGAAGGTGGCGCCGATGAGGCCGCGGGTGGCGACCACGGCCGGCAGGCCCGGGGCCGCGCGCAGGGTGCTGACGGGCAGCAGCGGGCGGACGGCGAGGGCAGCGGCGACGAGCGCGGCACCGGCCAGCGCGACTGCGGGCAGTCCGTCGAGCCCGC
This DNA window, taken from Nocardioides sp. HDW12B, encodes the following:
- a CDS encoding alkaline phosphatase D family protein; translated protein: MTPRAETPTEPAETAVPAGPRIPRRGLLAAGASVAAAASLSTAARATTTASERVFRHGVASGDPLPTAVVLWTRVTPRAAATPGSGVGPRVEVVWEVAEDRDFSRVVRRGRVATGPKRDHTVKVDADRLAPGRWYFYRFRLDGVTSPVGRTRTAPAASAAPDRLRLGVVSCSQLTDGFFAAYRHLADRDDLDAVLHLGDYLYEGGNGDDDVRPHVPAREIVSLADYRRRHAQYKTDPDLQRLHGRYPFIVTWDDHEVTNDSWRAGAENHQPDEGDYLKRKARAQRVYDEWMPVRLSGTAATGDGTRLFRRLTWGTLADLNLLDLRSYRDEMVTTAAPFPLPQIQDEADDPDRTITGNRQMAWLKDSLLRDHAQWKLIGNSVMIAPLSFAQLPRDAVEAINAVTGEGPADGVPLNLDQWDGYTADRRELIAHLDDNGITDTVFLTGDIHSAWANDLPLDTGTYPATRSVAVEMVCTSVTSSNIDEETGAPPRTATLAIEATLQANNRHVKYLNFDDHGYSVLDVDRERAQMDYFVLADKRRRDSAAHRTASWLTRSGSQQVESTTTPLA
- a CDS encoding MDR family MFS transporter codes for the protein MRAPTPTTPSPYAVLRWLVLATFIVILNETIMVNAIPRLMVEFDVTARDAQWLSTAFMLTMATVIPVTGWFLQRVTTRTAFTVAMATFMTGTLVSALAPVFWLLVSGRVVQAAGTAVMVPLLMTTLMTVVPEHDRGRVMGNVTLAISVAPALGPTISGIVLQWTSWRWLFGLVLPVAAVITVLALRRLKNVGETKPGAIDWLSVVLAGLGFGGLVYGLSGLGEGAASAVPPVALVAAGLVLIGLFALRQRSLQKRDAPLLDLRTLAHRTFTLSLSLQAVSFLAMLGAMILLPLYLQDVRGLSPLQTGLMVAPGGIAMGLLGPSVGCAFDRFGGRPLVVPGSVGIVAALVVMSRVGETTPYAVIVGAHLLLMVSLAATFTPAFTLGLGALPAHLYSHGSSLLGTAQQVAAAVGTAVAITVLSSRAADLATEGASPDAAFVGGMQTAFTAAAGIALLAVVFAVLLPSRVPTQPGVDAAAEPVAAPA
- a CDS encoding succinylglutamate desuccinylase/aspartoacylase family protein codes for the protein MARPSFEIGSVRVRPGRHQALSLPITRLVTGADVDLPVRVVHGREDGPTVWIDAAIHGDEAVGVEVVRQVLADLDPKTLRGTLIAVPIVNVLGFMNGSRYLPDRRDLNRSFPGSARGSLAGRIAHLMTTEIIDKCEVGIDLHTGSDRRSNLPQIRTDLEDPRTRELAAAFAAPVMMHAKLRDGSLRSAARERGAKVLLYEAGEAWRMDQWAIDAGVRGVRRVLAAMEMVEPLAEEPPAPSAVSWRSGWVRARGTGMLHLEVDLGERVEKGGRLGGLFDSFGKRVRLVHADRPGIVVGRTEAPLVNSGDAVVHIAEVE
- a CDS encoding ATP-dependent zinc protease, with the protein product MADDNSYTVAGWREWVSLPDVGVTWIKAKLDTGARTSAIHAFDITETEQEGAPWVRFSVHPWQGSDEDAVEVSLPVLDRREVRSSSGHSEERLVVCMDVTLMGIVTPAEVTLSRRDEMGFRMLIGREALAQGFAVDPSRSYVGGRPRLAVRRRNRGR
- a CDS encoding TrkA C-terminal domain-containing protein, with the translated sequence MAEIHVQHAAELVGRSLGQSGLRDRDITVLTLQRGTHVIPNPYDRHVLEAGDRLLCFGNLEEMRSMIPSRRKRGRKVKRLPKDPIHDAPAT
- a CDS encoding trimeric intracellular cation channel family protein; translation: MPPTVSVILAEVPLADPVGAWPLVGLDLVGVFVFALSGGLAAVRKRFDIVGVLVVAFAAGLGGGILRDVLIGAVPPVGVSDWRLLTAALAAGVLTFVFHPRLGRIGRIVTVLDGLGLGLFAVAGTLKALQLGIEPLPAVVVGLLTAVGGGIIRDLLTGEVPRVLTDQELYAIPALVGAAFYAAAYDSGLTQEAVAWGCVALISGVRLLAVRRRWRAPVPRSGP
- the nhaA gene encoding Na+/H+ antiporter NhaA, with product MQVRQDRDETAGSRTGLAGQLSAPLRSFLATESGSAGVLLAAALLGLAWANSPWSDAYESLWATEAAVQVGDAVLAMDLHHWVNDGLMAVFFFVVGLEVRRELSVGELTDRRRVRLPLAAGLAGMAVPALVYLALNPSGEAADGWGIVIGTDTAFMLGALAVLGPTFSTQLRIFLLTLTVIDDIVAVTVIGAVYSDEVSLGWLAVALATLVALAVLDRSRVWRASPYVVLVLVLWLATVNSGLHSSIAGMVGGLLIAAHDPRKDVVEGAAQRMRAFRQSPVPSLGRSAVRGVAQSISVNERLQTVLHSWTSYVVVPLFALANAGVDLRGGVLGDALTSPVTWGVVAGLVLGKPVGITIAVLAGARLGLGRLPQGVETGHVAGGAALSGIGFTVSLLITGLAFDDPALQDQATVAVLLSAVLASGLGWLLFQAGRVLRGEGDADLPRFLDRDVDPGVDHVRGPVDAPLTLVEYADFECPFCAKATDLARELRHRLGDDLRYVFRHLPLTDVHQHAELAARGALAADRQEAFWAMHDLLFAHQDELEVEDLVGYAGQLDLDTEQFVRDLEDDELDARIRADVASAEASGARGTPTFFVNGRRHTGPHDAESLAEALAGR